The genomic DNA CAACAAGAACGGCGTCCCCTTCGACACGCAGAAGCCGACCATCACGTCGGGCATCCGGCTCGGCACCCCGGCCGGCACCTCGCGCGGCTTCGGCGTCGCCGAGTTCAAGCAGATCGGCGGCTTCATCGTCGAGGTGCTGGACGGGCTCGCCGCCAAGGGTGAGGCCGGCGACAGCGCGGTCGAGGCCGACGTCAAGACCCGCGTCCACGCGCTGACGGACCGGTTCCCGATCTACGGCTGAGGCGAGAGAGCCGCTTGAGCGGGGCCGGTCTTCCGGGCCGGCCCGCGGTGGATTAGGAAACGGCCGCGGATCCGACCGGTCCGCGGCCGTTCCCATGCCCGAGCATCGAGATCCATGCGCTGTCCCTACTGCGGCGGCTCCGAGACCCAGGTGAAGGACTCGCGGCCCTCCGAGGACGGCGCCGCGATCCGGCGCCGCCGGGTCTGCCCGGACTGCGCCGGCCGCTTCACCACCTTCGAGCGCGTGCAGCTCCGCGAGGTCGTGGTGCTCAAGCGCTCGGGCAAGCGCGTGCCGTTCGACCGCGACAAGCTCCAGCGCTCCATCGACGTGGCGCTCCGCAAGCGCGCCGTCGATCCGGAGCGGATCGAGCGGCTGGTCAGCGGCATCACCCGGCAGCTCGAGAGCGCCGGCGAGCCCGAGGTGACGTCCGAGGCGATCGGCGAGCTGGTGATGGCGGGGCTGAAGGGCCTCGACGACGTCGCCTACGTGCGCTTCGCCTCGGTCTACAAGAATTTCCGCGAGGCCCGGGACTTCGAGGAGCTGCTCGGCACCCTGAGCGACGGCATGCCGGTGCCGGCGGCCGCGCCGGAGGCGGAGGGCGACCCGGAACCCGAGGCGTCGGGGCGCCGCCGCGCCGGGCGTCCATGAGCGGCGACGCGAACTTCATGCGCCTCGCCCTGGCGCTGGGCCGCCGCGGGCTCGGCACCACCTGGCCGAACCCGTCGGTCGGCGCCGTCGTGGTCGAGCCCGGGACCGGCCGGATCCTCGGGACGGCGGCCACGGCGCAGGGCGGGCGCCCGCACGGGGAGCCCGTGGCGCTCGCCGCCGCCGGAGAGGCCGCCCGCGGCGCGACCCTCTACGTCACCCTGGAGCCCTGCTCCCATCACGGCCGCACGCCACCCTGCACCGACGCGATCCTGGCCGCCGGGATCGCCCGGGTGGTCAGCGCCCTGGAGGATCCCGACCCGCGGGTGGCGGGGCGCGGCCACGACCTCCTGCGGCGGGGCGGCGTCGCGGTCGAGACCGGCCTGATGCGGGACGAGGCGGCGCGCGACCATGTCGGCCACGTCACCCGGGTGACGCGCGGCCGCCCGGCCCTGCACCTCAAGCTCGCCCGCACCCGGGACGGCTTCTGCGCCGCCGCGGGGCCGGAGCGCCTGCGGATCACCGGGCCGGTGGCGGACGGGGCGGTCCACCTCTGGCGGGCCCACGCCGACGCGATCCTGATCGGCATCGGCACCGCCCGGGCCGACGACCCGTCGCTGACGGTGCGGCTACCGGGCCTAGGGGCGCGCTCGCCCCTGCGGGTCGTGCTCGATACGCACCTGCGGCTCTCCCCCGCGAGCGTGCTCGCCCGGACCGCCCGCGACACGCCGACCCTGGTGCTCACGACCCGCTCGGCGCCGGCCCACGCGCGGCGGGCCCTGGAGGCGCTCGGCGTCGCGGTCGCGACCGTGCCGGCGGACCCGGCCGGCGGGATCGATCTGCCGGCGGCCCTGACGCATCTCGGCGAGCGCGGCCTGACCCGCCTGTGCAGCGAGGGCGGCCCCCGCCTTGCGGAGGCGCTCGCGCGGGCCGATCTGATCGATGCCTGCACGCTCGTCACCGGGCCGATGGCGCTGGGACCGGCGGGCGGGCTGCGGGCCCTGGGCCCGGCCCTGGCGGAGGCCCTTTCGGGCGATCGGTTCCGCGAGGCCGAGCGGCTGCAGCTCGGGCCCGACGCGGCCGTGACCTACGAGCGCAACAGGACGTAAGCGATGTTCACCGGCTTGGTCAGCGATGTCGGCACGGTCGCCTCGGTCTCGGGCGACGGCGACCTGCTTCGGATCGCGATCCGCGCCTCCTACGACCCGGCGACGATCGCGCTCGGCGCCTCGATCGCCTGCGCCGGGCCGTGCCTGACCGCCGTGTCGGTGGAGCCGACCGCGGGCGGCTGCGTCTTCGCGGTCGACGCCGCCGCCGAGACGCTGGCGCGCACCACCGTGGGCGCCTGGGTGGCGGGCACGCGGATCAACCTCGAACGCTCCCTGAAGATCGGCGACGAGCTCGGCGGGCACCTCGTCACCGGCCACGTCGACGGCGTCGCCGAGATCGTGGAACGCGAGACCGTCACGGCCGATGCCTGGGGCGCCAGCGAGCGGTTCACCCTCCGGGCGCCGGCGGCCCTGGCGAAGTTCATCGCCGAGAAGGGCTCGGTCTGCCTCGACGGCACCTCGCTCACGGTGAACGCGGTCCAGGGCGACCTGTTCTCGGTGCTGCTGATCCCGCACACGCTCCAGGTCACTACCTGGGGCGAGCGGCGGCAGGGTGACCGGCTCAACCTGGAGGTCGACCTGATCGCCCGCTACGCCGCCCGGCTGACCGAGGCGCGGGCCGGCTGAGCAGGGTACGCGTCTTCGCCAGCGGAGCGAAGCAGACCCACAGCGCCACATCGCCGGGCGTCGCGCGGCCCTGAGTTGCCTCGCTCCGCCCGCAGCGACGGCCTGGGCCCCTCAGCGCGGCGGGATCGAGTAGGTGCCGGTGGCGTGGCAGACGAGCTCCGGGCTGCCGACGGCGGTGATCGACACCTCGCCGACGGCGAGGCGCCGGCCGAGCTTGAGCAGCCGGCACTCGGCCACGAGATCCCCCGTGGCGGGTTTGCGCAGGAAGTTGAAGTTCAGACTGGTCGTCACCGCGAGCGCAACGGGACCGATATTGGCGAGGATCGCCGCGTAGAGGGCGTAGTCGGCGAGCGCCATCATGGCCGGCCCGGAGACGGTCGCGCCGGGCCGGAGGAAGCGCTCGTGGGCCTCCAGCCGCATCCGCGCCGCGAGGGGTCCCACCGCCTCGAGATGGTAGGCCCGGCCGCCCGCCTGCATCTGCGGGAACTCGCGGTCGAGGAAGTCCTGCGTCTCGGCGAGGGTGAGGATCGTGGCGGTCATGGGCCCTTGCAGCACGGCGGTACCGCCAGGGCAATCACCAGGCCTCTGGAGCGGCCTTCCTCATCGGAAGAGCCCGGTCGATCCGCGGTGTCGTCTTCGCGAGCGCAGCGAAGCGACCCAGTCGGCGCTCCATTCACGGATGTCGCGCCACCCTGGGTCACTTCGCTGCGCGCGGGATGACGGAGGGCTGCCTCCATCGAGGGCTTCGGCCGGACGCCACATCAGGATGGGGACGCGGGCGGGAGGAACCGTCCCGCCGCCCCGATCAGAAGAAGATCGGCCGCGCGCTGGCGGTGATCTCGCCCAGCACGGCGCCGGTGGCCGGCTCGACCTCGTTCAGCACCACGTCGTAGCCCCAGAGGTCGGCGAGGTGCTGCAGCACGCGCTTGGCGTCGTCCTTCTGCAGGGTGATCTTGTTGATCGCCTTGTGGTGCAGGATCAGGCGCCGGTCGCCCTCCAGGTCCACGTCGACCACCTCGATATCGGGATCGAGCCACGCCACGTCGTACTGGCGCGCGAAGGCCCGGCGCAGCTTGCGGTAGCCGCGCTCGTCGTGGATCGCCTCCACCCGCAGCTCCGGCTCCTCCGGATCGTCGACCACGTGGAACAGGCGCAGGTCGCGCATCAGCTTCGGCGACAGGAACTGCTGGATGAAGCTCTCGTCCCGGTAATTCTCCCAGCAATCGCGCAGGACCGCCATGGCGTCGCCGGCCCCGGCGATGTCGGGGAACCACGCCCGGTCCTCCTCGGTCGGCTGCTCGGCGATGCGGGCGATGTCCTGCATCATCGCGAAGCCGATCGCGTATGGGTTGTGGCCGCCGTAGGAGCGGTCGTCGTAGGTCGGCTGCCGGATGACGTTGGTGTGCGACTGCAGGAACTCGAGATAGGCCGCCTCGGTGATCTGCCCGGATTCCGATAGGGCGTTCATGATCCGGTAGTGGCAGTAGGTGGCGCAGCCCTCGTTCATCACCTTGGTCTGGCGCTGCGGGTAGAAGTACTGGGCGACCAAGCGCACGATGCGCAGAATCTCGCGCTGCCACGGCCGCAGGCGCGGGGCGACCTTCTCCAGGAAGTAGAGGATGTTCTCCTGCGGCAGCTCCAGCAGGGCCTTGCGCCGCTCCGCCGCCAGGTCGGAGCGGACGGCGCCCGTCTTCTGCGGCAGGGTCCGCCAGAGGTCGTTGTAGATCTGCTCGCCGTGCTCGATCCGCTCGCGCTCCCGCCGCTGCTCGGAGGCGAGGTCCGGCCGCTTCTTGCGCGGGTAGCGGTGGACGCCCTGGCTCATCAGCGCGTGGGCGGCGTCGAGCACCTGCTCCACCGCCTGGTGGCCGTAGCGCTCCTCGCAGCGGGCGATGAAGCCTTTCGCGAAATCCAGGTAGTCCAGAATACCTTCAGCGTCGGTCCATTGCCGGAACAGATAATTGTTCTTGAAGAAGTGGTTGTGGCCGAAGGCGGCGTGCGCGATGACGAGCGTCTGCATCGTCGCCGTGTTCTCCTCCATGACGTAGGAGATGCAGGGGTCCGAGTTGATGACGATCTCGTAGGCGAGCCCCATCAGGCCGCGGCGATACCCCGACTCGTGCTGGGCGAAGTGCTTGCCGAAGGACCAGTGCTTGTAGAACAGCGGCATGCCGATCGACGCGTAGGCGTCGAGCATCTGCTCGGCCGTGATGATCTCGATCTGGTTCGGGTACCAGGACAGGCCGAGCTGCGGCCCGGCCACCGCCTCGCAGGCGTCGTGGATCCGCCGGATCGTGTCGAAATCCCAGTCGTTGCCGGTGAACAGGGGCTTCTGGTTGCCCGCGATGATCTGGGGCGTGCGTGCCTTGACGAGCGTCATGCGGCCTCCCGATCGGTTGATGCGCGCGCCGCCATCACGCCTCCGCCTCGGCGCGGCCTTCCTTGCGGCCGAACAGCTCGCGGAAGACCGGGTAGATCTCCCGGCGGTGGTTGACCTTGCGCATGGCGATCGGCCCGCCGGCCTTGGCGATCGCCTCGTAGGTCCGCCACAGGGTGGTGCGGTGCTCGACGAAGCCGGCGCGCGGGCCGTTCTCGTCGCCGACCTCCAGATAGGCGAAGTGCTGGCAGGCCGGCAGGATGTGCGACCGCAGCAGCTCCGTGGAGGTCGGCCCGTCGGAGGAGACGTTGTCGCCGTCCGATGCCTGGGCGGCGTAGATGTTCCAGTCGTTCGGGTCGTAGCGCTCGGCGATGACGCGCTTCATCTCCACCAGCGCGGAGGAGACCAGGGTGCCGCCCGTCTCGCGCGAGCCGAAGAAGGTCTCCTCGTCCACCTCGGTCGCCCGGTCGGTGTGGCGGATGAACACGATCTCGACGTGCCGGTAGCGCCGCGTCAGGAAGATGTGCAGCAGGATGTAGAACCGTTTGGCGAGGTCCTTCATGTGCTCGGTCATCGAGCCGGACACGTCCATGAGGCAGAACATCACCGCCTGCGCGATCGGCCGCGGATAGGGCTCGAACCGGCGGAAGCGCAGGTCGATCGGATCGACGTAGGGGATGCGCTTCGCGCGCTCGCGCAGCCGGAACAGCGCCTGCTCCAGGTCGGCCCGCTCGGGGTGCCCCTCGGGAAGGGCGTCGAGCCGGGCTTCCAGGGCCGCGACCTCGTCGGGCTTCGGGCGCTTGAGGGCGATCCGCCGCGACATCGAGTTCCGCAGGGTGCGGGTGAGCGCGAGGTTGGCGGGCGAGCCGGTCACCGTGTAGCCCGCCCGACGCAAGCCTTCCGTCTCGACCACGGCCAGCCGCCGCTTGGCGAGGTCCGGCAGTTCCAGATCCTCGAGGAACAGCTCCAGGAACTCCTCGCGGGTGAGCACGAAGCGGAACGCGTCCTCGCTGTTCTCGCCGCCCTCCCCGCCCTCGCCGGCACCGCGACCGCC from Methylobacterium radiotolerans JCM 2831 includes the following:
- the nrdR gene encoding transcriptional regulator NrdR, yielding MRCPYCGGSETQVKDSRPSEDGAAIRRRRVCPDCAGRFTTFERVQLREVVVLKRSGKRVPFDRDKLQRSIDVALRKRAVDPERIERLVSGITRQLESAGEPEVTSEAIGELVMAGLKGLDDVAYVRFASVYKNFREARDFEELLGTLSDGMPVPAAAPEAEGDPEPEASGRRRAGRP
- the ribD gene encoding bifunctional diaminohydroxyphosphoribosylaminopyrimidine deaminase/5-amino-6-(5-phosphoribosylamino)uracil reductase RibD, encoding MSGDANFMRLALALGRRGLGTTWPNPSVGAVVVEPGTGRILGTAATAQGGRPHGEPVALAAAGEAARGATLYVTLEPCSHHGRTPPCTDAILAAGIARVVSALEDPDPRVAGRGHDLLRRGGVAVETGLMRDEAARDHVGHVTRVTRGRPALHLKLARTRDGFCAAAGPERLRITGPVADGAVHLWRAHADAILIGIGTARADDPSLTVRLPGLGARSPLRVVLDTHLRLSPASVLARTARDTPTLVLTTRSAPAHARRALEALGVAVATVPADPAGGIDLPAALTHLGERGLTRLCSEGGPRLAEALARADLIDACTLVTGPMALGPAGGLRALGPALAEALSGDRFREAERLQLGPDAAVTYERNRT
- a CDS encoding riboflavin synthase produces the protein MFTGLVSDVGTVASVSGDGDLLRIAIRASYDPATIALGASIACAGPCLTAVSVEPTAGGCVFAVDAAAETLARTTVGAWVAGTRINLERSLKIGDELGGHLVTGHVDGVAEIVERETVTADAWGASERFTLRAPAALAKFIAEKGSVCLDGTSLTVNAVQGDLFSVLLIPHTLQVTTWGERRQGDRLNLEVDLIARYAARLTEARAG
- a CDS encoding PaaI family thioesterase; the protein is MTATILTLAETQDFLDREFPQMQAGGRAYHLEAVGPLAARMRLEAHERFLRPGATVSGPAMMALADYALYAAILANIGPVALAVTTSLNFNFLRKPATGDLVAECRLLKLGRRLAVGEVSITAVGSPELVCHATGTYSIPPR
- a CDS encoding SpoVR family protein gives rise to the protein MTLVKARTPQIIAGNQKPLFTGNDWDFDTIRRIHDACEAVAGPQLGLSWYPNQIEIITAEQMLDAYASIGMPLFYKHWSFGKHFAQHESGYRRGLMGLAYEIVINSDPCISYVMEENTATMQTLVIAHAAFGHNHFFKNNYLFRQWTDAEGILDYLDFAKGFIARCEERYGHQAVEQVLDAAHALMSQGVHRYPRKKRPDLASEQRRERERIEHGEQIYNDLWRTLPQKTGAVRSDLAAERRKALLELPQENILYFLEKVAPRLRPWQREILRIVRLVAQYFYPQRQTKVMNEGCATYCHYRIMNALSESGQITEAAYLEFLQSHTNVIRQPTYDDRSYGGHNPYAIGFAMMQDIARIAEQPTEEDRAWFPDIAGAGDAMAVLRDCWENYRDESFIQQFLSPKLMRDLRLFHVVDDPEEPELRVEAIHDERGYRKLRRAFARQYDVAWLDPDIEVVDVDLEGDRRLILHHKAINKITLQKDDAKRVLQHLADLWGYDVVLNEVEPATGAVLGEITASARPIFF
- a CDS encoding YeaH/YhbH family protein, producing the protein MHIVDRRLNPGGKSLPNRQRFLRRVKDVAQRAVRESAREKDIKDLGKDGRVTVPADGVREPRFSRQPGTGLQDHILPGNKTYVEGDTIERPPGSGGGRGAGEGGEGGENSEDAFRFVLTREEFLELFLEDLELPDLAKRRLAVVETEGLRRAGYTVTGSPANLALTRTLRNSMSRRIALKRPKPDEVAALEARLDALPEGHPERADLEQALFRLRERAKRIPYVDPIDLRFRRFEPYPRPIAQAVMFCLMDVSGSMTEHMKDLAKRFYILLHIFLTRRYRHVEIVFIRHTDRATEVDEETFFGSRETGGTLVSSALVEMKRVIAERYDPNDWNIYAAQASDGDNVSSDGPTSTELLRSHILPACQHFAYLEVGDENGPRAGFVEHRTTLWRTYEAIAKAGGPIAMRKVNHRREIYPVFRELFGRKEGRAEAEA